DNA from Roseimicrobium sp. ORNL1:
CGTAGACGGGAAGGCCGGCGTTCTTGCAGGCTTCCACGAGCAGGGCGGCATTGCCCATGTAGTGCTCGATGAGTTCTTTCACCTGGGCCTTGCCTTCTTCGGTGTAGAGGGCTTCGGCGCCGCGCTGCACGATGTAGCTCGCACCGTTGAACTTGGTGCTGTGGCGGCGGCTCCAGAGGGGATGCAGCGGATGCTTGCTGCCGTCCTTCTTGCGGCCCATGAGGGTCTTCGGGATCACGATGAACGCACAGCGCACGCCGGTGAAACCACCGTTCTTGGAGAAGCTGCGGAACTCGATGGCGCAGTCGCGCGCGCCTTCGATTTCATAGATGCTGCGGGGCAATTCCGGGTCGCGGATGAAGGCCTCATAGGCGGCATCGTAGAGAAGGGTGGTGCCGTTCTCCAGGCAGTACTTCACCCAGGCTTCGAGCTGCGCACGCGTGGCCACGGCGCCTGTGGGATTGTTCGGGTAGCAGAGGTAGACGAGGTCGACTTTCTCCTTGGGGATGTCGGCCACGAAGTTGTTTTCCGGGGTGCACTTCAGGTAAACGAGACCGCCGTACGCGCCGTTCTCGTCGGCGTCACCGGTGTTGCCATTCATCACGTTGGTGTCCACGTACACGGGATACACCGGGTCGGTGATGGCAATCTTGTTCCCGCTGCCAAAGATGTCGAGGATGTTGCCGGTGTCGCACTTGCTGCCGTCGGACACGAAGATTTCGTCCGCTTCGATGTTCAGGCCGCGAGCCTGGAAATCGTTCTTGGCGATCGCGGTGCGCAGGAACTCATAACCCTGCTCCGGGCCGTAGCCGTGGAAGCTCTCGCGCTTGCCCATCTCATCCACCGCCTCGTGCATGGCGTAGCGCACTGCCTCGGGGAGGGCTTCCGTCACGTCGCCGATGCCGCAGCGGATCAGCCGTTTCGCTGCATCAGGATTGGCTTCGGTGAAGGCCTTCACGCGCCGGGCGATCTCGGGGAAGAGGTAGCCGGCTTTGAGCTTGAGGTAGTTTTCGTTGATGAGTGCCATGGTAAAAGGGGAGATGAGGAGCCCGTCATCATGCCGGAAAGGGGCGCAAATGCAACCGCCGCCGTGCCTCCTTGAGGTGGGTCGGTAGGCTCCGGGAACAGCCGCTTTTTCCACGCCCGAAAGGAAACTGGAAGTTTTTTGCAACCAAACCCCCGGATTTAGGTTAGTGCCCGCAGGGATTTCTTTCGAAATCAAGGAAATGCATTGCGAAGCATTATGAAAACATTTATCATGCCTCCAATCACGTCGACCATGCACGTCACGATTCGGCGCTACAAAATCCACCCGGGTGCCACGCAGCAGCTGGTGGATTCCATCAACGAGCACTTTGTGCCGCTGATACGCGAGGCGCCACGCTTTCTGGCCTACTACGCCGTTGACGAAGGCGATGGGGATGTGACCGCCATCAGCATCTTCGAGGACGAGGCGAGCGCGACGGCTTCCAACCAGCTGGCCTCCCAGTTTGTGATGAAGCATCTCTCAGCGCTGATCCCCTTCCCACCGAAGATCATCTCCGGGGATGTGGTGGCCACGGCCAACGCGGGTGAGGTGGCGGCGTAAAAGGCAGCGTCCCCTACAGCCGCCTACTTCTTGGTCAGCACGTACACGCCGTCCCATTCATGGGGTGGCTCTGCCAGCAGGCGATCGCAGCGGTGGATGTATTCGTAGGTTAGCTGGTCACCCAAGCCTGCTTCCTCTGCCCGGAGGAGTGCCTCTTTGGCTTCGGGAAATTTCCCTTCGCGATACAATACGATCGCGGATTCGAAGTCATCGAGCCCCGGTGGTTTGGAGTCTTCGCTGGTGCCGATGATGGTGTAGACCGCCACAGGTACCAGCTTGCCGGGAGGGCGCACCAGATCGGCGGTACGGCAAATGTAGTCATCGCCAAGGTGCTGGCGCACGGCATCGCTGATCAGCAGGTCCACCCCATACTGCTTGGAGGCACTCTCCAGACGCGAGGCTGTGTTCACGCTGTCGCCGATGACGGTGATGTCCATTTTCTCATAGGGGAACTCACTGCCGATGTTCCCCACGACTGCCTGTCCTTGATGGATGCCAATGCCGAACTTCAGGTCCTTGAGGTCGCGTTTTCTTCGTTCGGCATTCAATTCCTCCAGGGACTTGCGCATCTCCAGGGCGGATTGCACTGCGCGACGGGCATCCTCGCGAGCGGTGCTTTCATCCTGGGCGCCTCGGATGCGGAACCACAGGGCCATCACGGCGTCGCCGATGAATTTGTCCACGAGACCGCGCTGTTTGAAGACTCGCTCCACCATTTTGCTTAGGTACTCGTTGAGCTGGGCCA
Protein-coding regions in this window:
- a CDS encoding LL-diaminopimelate aminotransferase; amino-acid sequence: MALINENYLKLKAGYLFPEIARRVKAFTEANPDAAKRLIRCGIGDVTEALPEAVRYAMHEAVDEMGKRESFHGYGPEQGYEFLRTAIAKNDFQARGLNIEADEIFVSDGSKCDTGNILDIFGSGNKIAITDPVYPVYVDTNVMNGNTGDADENGAYGGLVYLKCTPENNFVADIPKEKVDLVYLCYPNNPTGAVATRAQLEAWVKYCLENGTTLLYDAAYEAFIRDPELPRSIYEIEGARDCAIEFRSFSKNGGFTGVRCAFIVIPKTLMGRKKDGSKHPLHPLWSRRHSTKFNGASYIVQRGAEALYTEEGKAQVKELIEHYMGNAALLVEACKNAGLPVYGGVNAPYVWVGCPNGLSSWQMFDKMLNEANVVITPGSGFGSAGEGWFRISAFNSRANVEEVCRRIAALK
- a CDS encoding antibiotic biosynthesis monooxygenase gives rise to the protein MPPITSTMHVTIRRYKIHPGATQQLVDSINEHFVPLIREAPRFLAYYAVDEGDGDVTAISIFEDEASATASNQLASQFVMKHLSALIPFPPKIISGDVVATANAGEVAA